In a single window of the Lacerta agilis isolate rLacAgi1 chromosome 15, rLacAgi1.pri, whole genome shotgun sequence genome:
- the LOC117060233 gene encoding uncharacterized protein LOC117060233 produces the protein MGNRNSKRSREVTPIIPRYTLTSPSFGACARRPWHASMGTRKSFYPNRTKQERTMRSAGAPGAPKFIQRLMHASMGSRMSYCPQRTMEEIGQDTDHQTCSRFTPRPQDASMGTKEICTSKGSIEGTEDIARDPPSSKFTPGVQDASMPTGKNCSPKKSIEVTVQVESRPPNSNITQDTALASSGLQDVGTQKPAEESAVQTAGANHQATMTMADTLSLDDLELEIQAMLQIQVLRGLRNHRKKVRAAKERRRWSRWSKRRGVFRITGRYRLSPIMEEGSLSEVKRNGDNQKKMETPKSQPFVNDAPPVLDTPHEDMDALRTQGNSQ, from the coding sequence ATGGGCAACAGGAACAGCAAGCGGTCCCGAGAAGTGACCCCCATTATTCCAAGGTATACACTCACATCTCCTTCATTCGGTGCTTGTGCACGAAGACCCTGGCATGCTTCCATGGGCACTAGAAAGAGCTTTTATCCCAACAGGACTAAGCAAGAAAGGACTATGCGATCTGCAGGTGCCCCAGGTGCACCAAAGTTTATACAAAGACTAATGCATGCTTCCATGGGGAGTAGAATGAGCTATTGTCCCCAAAGGACTATGGAAGAGATTGGGCAGGATACAGACCACCAAACTTGTTCAAGGTTTACACCAAGACCACAGGATGCTTCCATGGGGACCAAAGAGATCTGTACTTCCAAGGGGTCTATAGAAGGGACTGAGGACATTGCAAGAGACCCACCTAGTTCAAAGTTTACACCAGGGGTGCAGGATGCTTCCATGCCAACTGGAAAAAACTGTTCTCCCAAGAAGTCTATAGAAGTGACTGTGCAAGTTGAAAGTCGCCCACCTAATTCAAACATTACCCAAGATACCGCATTGGCTTCATCTGGTCTGCAAGACGTTGGAACTCAGAAACCAGCCGAAGAGTCTGCTGTGCAAACAGCTGGTGCTAACCATCAGGCCACAATGACTATGGCAGATACCTTGAGTTTAGATGACCTGGAGCTAGAAATCCAAGCCATGCTGCAAATCCAGGTGCTGAGAGGGCTGCGCAACCACAGGAAGAAGGTAAGGGCTGCTAAAGAAAGGAGAAGGTGGTCAAGGTGGTCAAAGAGACGAGGTGTCTTCCGCATCACTGGGAGATACCGCCTCTCACCAATAATGGAGGAAGGCTCACTGTCTGAAGTGAAGAGAAATGGAGACAATCAGAAGAAAATGGAAACTCCGAAGAGCCAACCATTCGTGAATGATGCTCCACCTGTCCTGGATACCCCTCATGAAGACATGGATGCTCTACGTACTCAAGGCAACAGTCAATGA